Proteins encoded within one genomic window of Lysinibacillus louembei:
- a CDS encoding D-arabinono-1,4-lactone oxidase, which yields MFSINNWQQGEKWTNWSQQITSYPSTYYAPISIEEIQQVILNMKKNQTLRVTGAAHSFSPVAMPEETALTMHHLRGLLAVDQENLTATFYAGTYLHEIGPLLAAHNLALINMGDIQAQTLAGVIATGTHGTGVTLGSFSSMVTKWSFINGLGEYIEHEKGADTLSEALHVSVGLLGILVTVTIKVMPLYSLHYISEKVNLMDALQSFQQTIHTHRHVEWFYFPGSDLIQVKKMDAVAPVEQNKWERRLNEANLQLVENGLFYVISELCKWQPKASASVSKLSAKLVSEGQRTDLSYRMFPSPRSVKFVETEYAIPLQQFEACMEEVHAVLKQGLFDVHFPIECRTTKGEEGMLSPTQGEESAFLAFHMYKGMNETPYFEWVRTLMKKYNGRPHWGKVNDYHADNIRQYYPKFDQFAAIREEHDPNNLFVTTYFRRIFQ from the coding sequence AAAAAAAATCAAACATTACGTGTAACGGGAGCGGCGCACTCATTTAGCCCTGTAGCGATGCCTGAAGAGACAGCTTTAACAATGCATCATTTACGAGGCTTACTAGCAGTTGACCAAGAAAATTTAACTGCAACATTTTATGCAGGGACTTACTTGCATGAAATTGGTCCATTGTTAGCAGCACATAATTTAGCATTAATTAATATGGGTGATATTCAAGCACAAACATTAGCTGGAGTTATTGCGACAGGCACGCATGGCACAGGTGTGACGCTTGGCTCCTTTTCATCCATGGTGACAAAATGGAGCTTTATAAATGGTTTAGGGGAATATATTGAACATGAAAAAGGCGCAGATACTTTGTCTGAAGCGCTGCATGTATCGGTTGGCTTACTCGGTATTTTAGTCACTGTCACAATTAAGGTAATGCCGCTCTATAGCCTGCATTACATATCGGAAAAAGTAAATTTAATGGATGCCTTACAAAGCTTTCAACAAACAATCCACACACATCGGCACGTGGAGTGGTTTTATTTTCCGGGAAGTGATTTGATTCAAGTGAAAAAAATGGATGCTGTTGCGCCTGTGGAACAAAATAAATGGGAGCGGCGCTTAAATGAGGCGAATTTGCAGCTTGTTGAAAACGGCTTATTTTACGTCATTTCGGAGCTTTGTAAATGGCAGCCAAAGGCAAGTGCATCTGTTAGCAAGCTAAGTGCAAAGCTTGTATCAGAAGGACAGCGTACAGATTTAAGCTATCGCATGTTTCCATCACCACGCAGTGTAAAATTTGTTGAAACGGAATATGCAATCCCATTGCAGCAATTTGAGGCATGCATGGAGGAAGTACATGCAGTATTAAAGCAAGGGCTATTTGATGTGCATTTCCCAATTGAATGCCGTACGACAAAAGGCGAAGAGGGAATGCTTAGCCCAACGCAAGGTGAGGAGAGTGCCTTTTTAGCCTTCCATATGTATAAAGGCATGAACGAAACACCGTATTTTGAATGGGTGCGTACATTGATGAAAAAATATAATGGGCGACCGCATTGGGGCAAGGTCAACGATTATCATGCGGACAACATCCGTCAATATTATCCGAAATTTGATCAATTTGCAGCAATCCGAGAGGAACACGATCCAAACAATCTATTTGTCACAACTTATTTCCGTCGTATTTTTCAATAA
- the ilvD gene encoding dihydroxy-acid dehydratase: MRSDMIKLGVDRAPHRSLLYATGKVKAKDLDKPFIGVCNSYIDIIPGHVHLRQFADVVKEAIIEAGGIPFEFNTIGVDDGIAMGHIGMRYSLPSREIIADAAETVINAHWFDGVFYIPNCDKITPGMLMAAVRTNVPSVFVSGGPMEAGTSSSGKQLSLTSVFEGVGAHKSGKMSAEELLDIENNACPTCGSCSGMFTANSMNCLMEMLGVALPGNGTIVATSEERHRLIKEAAHHLVRMIKEDIKPRDIITKEAIDDAFALDMAMGGSTNTVLHTLAIANEAEIDYNIEDINKVAERVPYLAKIMPASDLSMDDINRAGGVQAIINELTKIPGAIHPNRPTIAGVTMGELVKNDHITNDQVIRTKDNPYSPVGGLSVLFGNIAPEGSVIKVGAVDPSIKEFTGEAIVFNSQEEAQAAIDNGTVREGHVVVIRYEGPKGGPGMPEMLAPTSAIQGRGLGTKVALITDGRFSGASRGISIGHISPEAAEGGPIALVENGDIIVIDLPNRTINLQVSDEVLAERRQTLQPFEPKIKRGWLARYSALVTNASQGGVMKI; this comes from the coding sequence ATGAGAAGTGATATGATTAAGCTAGGAGTCGACCGAGCTCCTCATCGTAGTTTGCTATATGCTACGGGAAAAGTGAAGGCGAAAGATTTAGATAAGCCTTTTATCGGTGTTTGTAATTCCTATATTGATATTATTCCAGGACATGTGCATTTGCGACAGTTTGCAGATGTTGTCAAGGAAGCAATTATCGAAGCAGGTGGCATTCCATTTGAATTTAATACAATTGGTGTAGATGATGGCATTGCAATGGGACATATTGGTATGCGTTATTCGCTGCCAAGCCGAGAAATTATTGCAGATGCTGCTGAGACAGTTATTAATGCCCATTGGTTTGACGGAGTTTTCTACATTCCAAACTGCGATAAAATTACACCAGGCATGTTAATGGCAGCTGTTCGCACAAACGTCCCATCTGTTTTCGTATCAGGTGGACCGATGGAGGCTGGCACTTCATCAAGCGGTAAACAACTTTCTTTAACATCTGTTTTCGAGGGAGTTGGCGCACATAAATCTGGCAAAATGTCAGCGGAAGAGCTGCTAGATATCGAAAACAATGCATGTCCAACATGTGGCTCATGCTCAGGCATGTTTACAGCGAACTCAATGAACTGTTTAATGGAAATGCTCGGTGTCGCATTACCAGGGAACGGAACAATCGTTGCAACAAGCGAAGAGCGTCACCGTTTAATTAAGGAAGCAGCGCACCATTTAGTGCGAATGATAAAAGAAGATATCAAGCCACGCGATATCATTACAAAAGAAGCGATTGACGATGCATTTGCACTCGACATGGCAATGGGTGGCTCAACAAATACAGTATTACACACATTAGCGATTGCCAATGAAGCAGAAATCGACTATAACATTGAAGATATTAATAAAGTCGCAGAGCGCGTACCGTATTTAGCAAAAATTATGCCTGCAAGCGACCTTTCAATGGATGATATAAATCGTGCAGGTGGAGTACAAGCAATTATTAATGAATTGACGAAAATTCCAGGTGCGATTCATCCAAATCGTCCAACAATTGCAGGTGTCACAATGGGTGAGCTTGTGAAAAATGACCATATCACAAATGATCAAGTCATTCGCACAAAAGATAATCCATATTCACCTGTCGGAGGTCTATCTGTCTTATTCGGCAATATTGCGCCAGAGGGCTCTGTTATTAAAGTAGGTGCGGTAGACCCTTCTATTAAAGAATTTACTGGTGAAGCAATCGTCTTTAATTCACAGGAAGAAGCACAAGCCGCAATCGATAACGGCACAGTCCGAGAAGGGCATGTTGTAGTGATTCGCTATGAAGGACCAAAAGGCGGTCCAGGAATGCCAGAAATGCTTGCACCAACTTCTGCGATTCAAGGTAGAGGCTTAGGAACGAAAGTCGCGTTAATTACAGACGGGCGTTTCTCAGGTGCATCGCGCGGTATTTCCATTGGACATATTTCGCCAGAGGCTGCGGAAGGCGGACCGATTGCTTTAGTAGAAAATGGCGATATTATCGTCATTGATTTACCGAATCGTACAATTAATTTACAAGTGTCGGACGAAGTGTTAGCGGAGCGCCGACAAACATTACAACCATTTGAACCAAAAATTAAGCGAGGCTGGTTAGCACGTTATTCAGCATTAGTAACAAATGCTTCTCAGGGCGGCGTTATGAAAATATGA
- the ilvB gene encoding biosynthetic-type acetolactate synthase large subunit codes for MTANVSVSDMGQQETQVEQIKKPKDGADILIQALHDQGVEIVFGYPGGAVLQIYDAMYRNPIRHILTRHEQGAIHAAEGYARVTNRPGVVIATSGPGATNLVTGIADAMIDSLPLVIFTGQVATSVIGTDAFQEADIMGITTPITKHNYQVQDIRDIPRIVKEAFHIANTGRKGPVVIDFPKNVSQAIFTEGDMPEAPKEIYLPGYQPTYQPNYLQIQKAIQAISQAKKPIVLAGAGVLFADAREQLTEFIEKYNLPIINTLLGLGSIHGQHELFYGMAGMHGTFTANDAITNADLLINIGARFDDRLTGNLATFAPNATIIHIDIDPAEIGKNVPTDIPIVADAKEALKALLKKDFDAPDTAQWIAYLNNNRKEYPLWYEEAGEEVLPQQAIEMIHRITDGDAIVTTDVGQHQMWAAQYYALNNGHSWITSGGLGTMGFGFPAAIGAQFAKPDKKVIAICGDAGFQMTAQELSLLKEFDLPVKIVILNNSCLGMVRQWQQTFYEERYSSSLMPIQPDFVKLADAYGIQGYRIDTLEEAERIFTEAINSDAPALIDCRVKQIENVYPMVAPGTGLHEMIGVKKA; via the coding sequence ATGACAGCAAATGTTTCGGTAAGCGACATGGGGCAGCAAGAAACGCAAGTTGAACAAATCAAAAAACCAAAAGATGGTGCAGACATCTTAATTCAAGCATTACATGACCAAGGCGTTGAGATCGTCTTTGGCTATCCAGGTGGTGCTGTATTACAAATTTATGATGCGATGTATCGCAACCCGATTCGTCATATTTTAACACGACATGAGCAAGGTGCAATTCATGCAGCAGAAGGCTATGCACGTGTCACGAATCGACCAGGCGTTGTTATCGCAACGAGCGGACCAGGCGCAACAAACTTAGTGACAGGCATTGCAGATGCAATGATTGATTCATTGCCCCTTGTTATTTTCACAGGGCAAGTTGCGACATCTGTTATCGGCACAGACGCCTTCCAAGAAGCGGACATTATGGGCATTACAACACCGATTACCAAGCATAATTACCAAGTGCAGGATATTCGCGATATTCCGCGCATCGTCAAAGAGGCGTTCCATATCGCCAATACAGGACGCAAAGGGCCGGTTGTTATCGACTTCCCGAAAAATGTATCACAGGCTATTTTTACAGAGGGTGATATGCCAGAAGCGCCCAAAGAAATTTATTTACCAGGTTATCAACCGACATACCAGCCAAATTATTTACAAATTCAAAAGGCTATTCAAGCAATTTCACAGGCGAAAAAGCCCATCGTATTAGCTGGGGCGGGTGTACTTTTTGCAGATGCACGCGAACAATTAACTGAATTTATAGAAAAGTATAATTTGCCAATTATTAATACATTGCTTGGCTTAGGCAGCATTCACGGTCAGCATGAGCTATTTTATGGAATGGCTGGGATGCACGGTACATTTACGGCGAACGATGCGATTACAAATGCCGATTTATTAATTAATATCGGTGCTCGCTTCGATGATCGACTAACAGGAAACTTAGCGACATTTGCACCAAATGCAACGATTATCCATATTGACATCGACCCTGCTGAAATCGGTAAAAATGTACCAACAGACATTCCGATTGTAGCGGATGCAAAGGAAGCATTGAAGGCATTATTGAAAAAGGATTTTGACGCACCAGACACAGCACAATGGATTGCGTATTTAAACAACAATAGAAAAGAATATCCATTATGGTACGAGGAAGCTGGCGAGGAAGTATTGCCACAGCAAGCAATTGAAATGATTCACCGCATTACAGATGGCGATGCCATTGTTACAACAGATGTTGGACAGCATCAAATGTGGGCAGCACAATATTATGCTTTAAACAATGGGCATAGCTGGATTACATCTGGTGGACTTGGAACGATGGGCTTTGGCTTCCCAGCAGCAATTGGGGCACAGTTTGCGAAGCCTGACAAAAAGGTTATTGCTATTTGTGGCGATGCAGGCTTCCAAATGACAGCACAGGAGCTTTCACTATTAAAAGAATTCGATTTGCCTGTAAAAATTGTCATTTTAAATAATAGCTGCTTAGGCATGGTGCGTCAGTGGCAGCAAACATTTTATGAGGAGCGCTATTCTTCTTCATTAATGCCTATCCAGCCAGATTTCGTTAAGCTAGCAGATGCTTATGGCATTCAAGGCTATCGCATTGACACACTAGAGGAAGCTGAGCGTATTTTCACAGAGGCGATTAACTCAGATGCGCCAGCACTTATTGATTGTCGCGTCAAGCAAATTGAAAATGTATACCCGATGGTAGCACCAGGAACAGGGCTGCATGAAATGATTGGAGTGAAGAAGGCATGA
- the ilvN gene encoding acetolactate synthase small subunit, whose protein sequence is MRRVITVTVINQSGVLNRITGLLMKRQFNIESITVGHTEQPNFSKMTFVVHVEDENKIEQLIKQLSKQIDVLKVNDITDKSIIVRELALVKVISPANLRAELNAIVEPFRPQVVDTAKNVVTYQVIGHPEKIDAFIELIRPYGIKELTRTGATAAVREIQKTEAPQLSILK, encoded by the coding sequence ATGAGACGTGTTATCACGGTAACAGTAATTAACCAAAGTGGCGTGTTAAATCGCATCACAGGACTTTTGATGAAGCGCCAATTCAATATTGAATCCATTACAGTAGGGCATACAGAGCAGCCAAACTTTTCAAAAATGACATTTGTCGTACATGTGGAGGACGAAAATAAAATCGAACAGCTTATTAAGCAGCTATCGAAGCAAATCGATGTCTTAAAAGTGAATGACATTACAGACAAATCGATTATCGTACGTGAGCTTGCGCTAGTAAAGGTCATTTCGCCAGCCAATTTGCGGGCAGAATTAAATGCAATTGTTGAGCCATTCCGTCCACAAGTAGTAGATACAGCAAAAAATGTTGTGACATATCAAGTCATTGGCCATCCAGAAAAAATCGATGCCTTTATTGAGCTAATTCGCCCATATGGCATTAAAGAGCTAACGCGTACAGGGGCAACAGCCGCAGTACGTGAAATTCAAAAAACAGAAGCACCGCAGCTCTCTATTTTGAAATAA
- the ilvC gene encoding ketol-acid reductoisomerase, which yields MSKMYYEQDINDSVLKGKKIAIIGYGSQGHAHALNLKESGFDVVVGVRPGKSFDQAKEDGVAVMSVAEAAEAADIIQILLPDERQKAVYEAEIAPHLTAGKALMFAHGFNIHFGQITPPADVDVFLVAPKGPGHLVRRQYTEGAGVPGLFAIHQDATGQAKDLALAYGKGIGSARGGLLETTFAEETVTDLFGEQAVLCGGATALVQAGFETLVEAGYQPELAYFETLHELKLIVDLMFEGGMETMRYSVSDTAEWGDYVTGPRIITDDVKANMKAVLTDIQDGTFAKDWIKENETGRPRYTKYKEAGANHQIEEVGRKLRAMMPFIQAGKEKVVVK from the coding sequence ATGTCAAAAATGTATTATGAGCAAGATATCAATGATTCAGTATTAAAAGGTAAAAAAATCGCAATTATCGGCTATGGCTCACAAGGTCATGCACACGCGTTAAACTTAAAGGAATCTGGTTTCGATGTAGTTGTAGGCGTTCGTCCAGGTAAATCATTCGACCAAGCAAAGGAAGATGGCGTAGCAGTAATGTCAGTTGCAGAAGCAGCAGAAGCAGCTGATATCATCCAAATTTTATTACCAGATGAGCGTCAAAAAGCGGTATATGAAGCAGAAATCGCACCACATTTAACAGCTGGTAAGGCGCTAATGTTCGCACATGGCTTCAACATCCACTTCGGTCAAATTACACCGCCTGCTGATGTAGACGTATTCTTAGTAGCACCAAAGGGCCCAGGTCACTTAGTGCGTCGTCAATATACAGAAGGTGCTGGTGTACCAGGCTTATTCGCTATTCACCAAGATGCAACAGGTCAAGCGAAAGATTTAGCACTTGCATACGGTAAAGGTATCGGCTCTGCGCGTGGCGGTTTACTAGAAACAACATTTGCTGAAGAAACAGTAACAGACTTATTCGGTGAGCAAGCAGTTCTTTGCGGTGGCGCAACAGCGTTAGTGCAAGCAGGCTTTGAAACATTAGTGGAAGCGGGCTACCAACCGGAATTAGCTTACTTCGAAACATTGCACGAATTAAAGCTAATCGTTGATCTAATGTTTGAAGGCGGTATGGAAACAATGCGCTATTCAGTATCTGATACAGCGGAGTGGGGCGACTATGTAACAGGTCCACGCATCATTACTGATGATGTAAAAGCCAACATGAAAGCTGTATTAACAGATATTCAAGATGGCACATTCGCAAAAGACTGGATTAAAGAAAACGAAACAGGTCGTCCACGTTATACAAAATATAAAGAAGCTGGTGCCAACCACCAAATCGAAGAAGTCGGTCGCAAGCTGCGTGCGATGATGCCATTCATTCAAGCAGGTAAAGAGAAGGTAGTGGTGAAATAA
- a CDS encoding 2-isopropylmalate synthase, protein MRKIDIFDTTLRDGEQSAGINLNTAEKIEIAKQLERLGVTIIEAGFPASSPGDFDAVNRIAKTVKNSIVTGLARCVQKDIDATWEAIKVAEQPHIHVFLATSPIHMEYKLKKSPEQVVEQAVEAVKYAKKLFPLVQWSAEDGFRSDRDFLVKIIGEVIAAGATTINVPDTVGYASPQEYGALFKYLRENVRGADQVKFSAHCHDDLGMATANSIAAVENGADQVECTINGIGERAGNASLEEIGVALHIRKDIYPFETGLNLKEIKRTSQLVSRLTGVVIQPNKAIVGRNAFAHESGIHQDGVLKNPETYEIISPALIGEDEVPLVLGKHSGRAAFRDRAVKMGYDLSDEKLNKAFAEFKKLADRKKEITEDDLVTLLTEQQVLIEDVPLYELKSVQVQYGTENIPTATAAVATPTGNVATAASTGAGSVEAIFNTLEQLVGGTVNILDYRVTSVGKGRDALGEAVINLRYNGYTTTGRDAAQDVLEASAKAYLNAINRQLIQASIRAQQPTV, encoded by the coding sequence GTGCGCAAAATTGATATTTTTGATACGACGCTGCGAGATGGAGAGCAGTCAGCAGGAATTAACTTAAACACAGCGGAAAAAATTGAAATTGCGAAACAATTAGAGCGTTTAGGGGTCACAATTATAGAAGCAGGCTTTCCTGCTTCTTCTCCCGGTGACTTTGATGCGGTCAACCGCATTGCTAAAACGGTAAAAAATTCGATTGTAACAGGTTTGGCGCGCTGTGTGCAAAAAGATATTGACGCGACATGGGAAGCAATCAAAGTAGCAGAGCAACCACATATCCATGTGTTTTTAGCAACATCGCCAATTCATATGGAATACAAGTTAAAAAAATCTCCTGAGCAAGTAGTAGAACAAGCAGTGGAAGCAGTGAAATATGCTAAGAAGCTTTTCCCGCTTGTGCAATGGTCAGCAGAGGATGGCTTCCGCTCCGATCGAGATTTCCTTGTGAAAATTATCGGTGAGGTCATCGCAGCAGGTGCAACTACAATCAACGTGCCTGATACGGTTGGCTATGCATCGCCACAAGAGTATGGAGCATTATTCAAATATTTACGCGAAAATGTGCGTGGCGCAGATCAAGTCAAATTTTCTGCACATTGCCATGATGATTTAGGAATGGCAACAGCCAATTCGATTGCGGCGGTAGAAAACGGTGCAGATCAAGTGGAATGTACGATTAATGGTATCGGGGAGCGTGCAGGTAACGCTTCATTAGAGGAAATCGGCGTAGCGCTACATATTCGCAAAGATATTTATCCATTCGAAACAGGCTTGAATTTAAAAGAAATTAAACGTACCTCACAGCTCGTAAGCCGTTTAACAGGCGTTGTCATTCAGCCAAATAAAGCTATTGTAGGTCGCAATGCCTTTGCACATGAATCAGGCATTCACCAAGACGGTGTACTGAAAAACCCTGAAACATACGAAATCATTTCACCAGCATTAATCGGTGAGGATGAAGTGCCGTTAGTATTAGGCAAGCACTCAGGGCGCGCAGCATTCCGCGACCGTGCAGTGAAAATGGGCTATGATTTATCAGATGAAAAGCTAAACAAGGCATTCGCTGAGTTCAAAAAATTAGCTGATCGTAAAAAAGAAATTACAGAAGACGATTTAGTGACGTTATTAACAGAGCAACAAGTGTTGATTGAAGATGTACCGCTATATGAGCTAAAAAGTGTACAAGTGCAATATGGCACAGAAAATATTCCAACAGCCACTGCGGCTGTCGCTACACCAACTGGTAATGTTGCAACAGCCGCTTCAACAGGAGCAGGTTCAGTGGAGGCGATTTTCAACACATTGGAGCAATTAGTCGGTGGGACAGTCAATATTTTAGATTATCGTGTCACATCTGTTGGCAAAGGGCGCGATGCTTTAGGGGAAGCAGTTATTAATTTACGCTACAACGGCTATACAACAACAGGCCGTGATGCAGCGCAGGATGTGTTAGAAGCATCTGCCAAAGCATATTTAAATGCAATTAATCGCCAACTAATTCAAGCAAGCATTCGCGCACAACAACCAACCGTATAA
- the leuB gene encoding 3-isopropylmalate dehydrogenase codes for MEKKITVLPGDGIGPEVIASAVRVLQVIGKRFNHTFHLGYAAIGGAAIDQFNNPLPNETIQMCEQSDAILLGAVGGPKWDNNPTHLRPEKGLLQIRKHFDLFANLRPVKAFPSLLASSPLKREVAENVDLMIVRELTGGIYFGEPRKKTAQAAVDTCVYSREEIERIVDNAFELARLRRGKLCSVDKANVLDTSRLWREVVEEKKKSYPDVQVEHNLVDSVAMKLITNPGHYDVVVTENMFGDILSDEASVITGSLGVLPSASIRGDNFGLYEPVHGSAPEIAGQGIANPAATILSVAMMLQYSFGLKEEAAEIERAVSAVFDDGYFTADLAQDGTRVLSTDEWTDKVINEIDTSFVSDSIMISYI; via the coding sequence ATGGAAAAGAAAATTACAGTATTACCTGGAGACGGCATTGGACCTGAAGTAATTGCTTCAGCAGTTCGAGTATTACAAGTGATTGGCAAACGTTTCAATCATACATTTCATTTAGGCTACGCTGCGATTGGTGGTGCAGCAATCGACCAATTCAATAACCCACTGCCAAATGAAACGATTCAAATGTGTGAGCAAAGTGACGCAATTTTATTAGGTGCTGTAGGTGGACCGAAGTGGGATAACAACCCAACGCATTTACGCCCAGAAAAAGGCTTGCTACAAATTCGTAAGCACTTTGATTTATTTGCGAACCTCCGTCCAGTGAAGGCATTCCCAAGTTTACTTGCTTCTTCTCCATTAAAGCGCGAGGTGGCAGAAAACGTTGATTTAATGATAGTGCGTGAATTAACAGGCGGCATTTATTTCGGCGAACCACGTAAAAAAACAGCACAAGCAGCTGTTGATACATGCGTATATTCACGTGAGGAAATTGAGCGCATTGTAGACAATGCCTTTGAACTAGCGAGATTACGCCGAGGTAAGCTTTGCTCTGTAGATAAAGCGAATGTGTTAGATACATCACGTTTATGGCGTGAAGTTGTAGAAGAAAAGAAGAAAAGCTATCCTGATGTGCAAGTGGAGCATAATTTAGTCGATTCCGTTGCCATGAAGCTGATTACAAATCCAGGTCATTATGATGTCGTTGTAACAGAAAACATGTTTGGCGATATTTTAAGCGATGAAGCCTCTGTTATTACAGGCTCTTTAGGTGTATTACCATCCGCTTCAATTCGCGGTGATAACTTCGGCTTGTATGAGCCGGTGCATGGTTCAGCACCAGAAATCGCAGGTCAAGGCATTGCCAATCCAGCTGCAACGATTTTATCGGTGGCGATGATGCTACAATATTCATTCGGCTTAAAAGAAGAGGCAGCAGAAATTGAGCGTGCCGTGAGTGCCGTATTCGATGATGGTTACTTCACAGCAGACTTAGCACAGGATGGAACACGCGTTTTATCTACAGATGAGTGGACAGATAAAGTAATTAATGAAATTGATACGAGCTTTGTTTCAGACAGTATTATGATTTCATACATTTAA
- the leuC gene encoding 3-isopropylmalate dehydratase large subunit has protein sequence MAKNIIEKIWASHIVHQEAGKPDLLYIDLHLIHEVTSPQAFEGLRLNNRKVRRTDLCFATMDHNVPTKNLPTINDPIAKKQITTLADNAKEFGVQLADMGHPDQGIVHVIGPELGLTQPGKTIVCGDSHTSTHGAFGAIAFGIGTSEVEHVLSTQTLWQTKPPTMEIRVNGKLGAGVTAKDIILAIIAKWGIGVGTGHIVEYTGEAIRNLTMEERMTICNMSIEAGAKAGLISPDETTVEFLRGRRFAPQKQFDEAAAYWLSLASDEGASYDVVLEIDANEIEPVVTWGTNPAMGTGVSKTVPTAADYDNESDKQALQKALAYMGLEEGQPITSIEIQHVFIGSCTNSRLSDLRAAASVVKGNKLHPNVTGIVVPGSHSTKIAAEAEGLDKVFIEAGFEWRESGCSACLGMNEDVIPFGERCASTSNRNFEGRQGAGARTHLVSPAMAAAAGIYGHFVDVRQLEKQEA, from the coding sequence ATGGCAAAAAATATTATTGAAAAAATTTGGGCATCACATATCGTACATCAAGAAGCAGGCAAGCCCGACCTACTATATATCGACCTGCATTTAATTCATGAAGTAACAAGCCCGCAAGCATTTGAAGGCTTGCGCTTAAATAACCGCAAAGTGCGCCGCACAGACCTATGCTTTGCGACAATGGATCATAACGTACCAACGAAAAATTTACCGACAATCAATGACCCAATCGCGAAAAAGCAAATTACGACATTAGCAGACAATGCCAAGGAATTTGGTGTACAGCTTGCAGATATGGGGCATCCAGACCAAGGGATTGTTCACGTTATCGGTCCAGAGCTTGGCTTAACACAGCCAGGGAAAACAATCGTTTGTGGTGACTCACATACATCGACACACGGTGCATTCGGTGCAATTGCATTCGGTATCGGTACATCGGAAGTAGAGCATGTACTTTCGACGCAAACATTGTGGCAAACGAAGCCACCAACAATGGAAATTCGCGTAAACGGCAAGCTTGGCGCTGGCGTAACAGCAAAGGACATCATTTTAGCGATTATCGCAAAATGGGGCATCGGTGTCGGCACAGGGCATATCGTGGAATATACAGGTGAGGCGATTCGCAATTTAACGATGGAAGAGCGCATGACGATTTGTAATATGTCCATTGAAGCAGGAGCGAAAGCAGGCTTAATTTCCCCTGACGAAACGACAGTTGAATTTTTACGTGGTCGTCGCTTCGCACCACAAAAGCAATTTGATGAGGCAGCAGCCTACTGGTTAAGCCTTGCATCAGATGAAGGGGCCAGCTATGATGTTGTCTTAGAAATTGATGCAAATGAAATCGAGCCTGTCGTAACATGGGGAACAAACCCAGCGATGGGTACAGGTGTATCGAAAACTGTACCAACAGCAGCCGATTATGACAACGAATCAGATAAACAAGCGCTACAAAAAGCACTTGCTTACATGGGTCTAGAGGAGGGACAGCCGATTACATCAATCGAAATTCAGCATGTCTTTATCGGTTCTTGTACAAATTCACGCCTATCCGATTTACGTGCAGCCGCAAGTGTTGTCAAAGGCAATAAACTACATCCAAATGTAACAGGTATTGTAGTACCAGGCTCTCACTCAACGAAAATCGCTGCAGAGGCAGAAGGCTTAGACAAAGTCTTTATCGAAGCAGGCTTTGAATGGCGCGAATCAGGCTGCTCAGCGTGTCTAGGTATGAACGAGGATGTCATTCCATTTGGTGAACGCTGTGCATCTACATCAAACCGTAACTTTGAAGGGCGTCAAGGCGCTGGCGCACGCACGCATTTAGTCAGCCCTGCAATGGCAGCAGCGGCAGGCATTTATGGCCATTTTGTAGATGTGCGACAACTAGAGAAGCAAGAAGCGTAG